A stretch of Saccharothrix texasensis DNA encodes these proteins:
- a CDS encoding SRPBCC family protein: MTRLDLRVPVEAPAGTTWAALTDWARQGEWMLGTTVRVTSGDGVSTGSGLTAFTGLGRLGFTDTMRITAWEPPVRCAVEHTGRLVRGTGEFVVVPRGAERSELVWSEDIALPLNLAFAPGVAWSLRRFAAFAREYRA, from the coding sequence ATGACCCGGCTTGACCTGCGCGTCCCCGTCGAGGCGCCGGCCGGGACCACCTGGGCGGCGCTGACCGACTGGGCGCGGCAGGGTGAGTGGATGCTCGGCACCACCGTCCGCGTGACCAGCGGCGACGGCGTCAGCACGGGCAGCGGGCTGACGGCGTTCACCGGCCTCGGCCGGCTCGGGTTCACCGATACCATGCGCATCACCGCGTGGGAGCCGCCGGTGCGCTGCGCGGTCGAGCACACCGGCCGGCTCGTGCGCGGCACCGGCGAGTTCGTCGTCGTCCCGCGCGGCGCGGAACGCAGCGAGCTCGTCTGGTCCGAGGACATCGCGCTGCCTCTCAACCTGGCCTTCGCACCGGGTGTGGCATGGTCGCTGCGCCGCTTCGCCGCCTTCGCCCGGGAGTACCGCGCATGA
- a CDS encoding DivIVA domain-containing protein, translating to MTSALIYIVVMALVAAVVFLLAALVFGRGEELAPLPPGASPTRLPSDDVTPDDVRDLKFQQVLRGYKMTEVDWALDRLAGEVERLRDRVAELEADLGVDHQAASEPEREPEHDPA from the coding sequence GTGACCTCAGCGCTCATCTACATCGTCGTCATGGCGCTCGTCGCGGCCGTGGTCTTCCTGCTGGCCGCGCTGGTGTTCGGACGTGGCGAGGAACTGGCGCCGCTGCCGCCGGGCGCGTCCCCGACCCGGCTGCCGTCCGACGACGTGACCCCGGACGACGTGCGCGACCTCAAGTTCCAGCAGGTCCTGCGCGGCTACAAGATGACCGAGGTGGACTGGGCGCTGGACCGCCTGGCCGGCGAGGTCGAACGGCTGCGGGACCGCGTCGCGGAACTGGAGGCCGACCTGGGCGTCGACCACCAGGCGGCGTCCGAGCCCGAACGGGAGCCGGAGCATGACCCGGCTTGA
- a CDS encoding permease prefix domain 1-containing protein: MAGAGVIDDYVTALDRRLRGPDPVKDDLLAEARDSLHDAAAAHRDDGLTEEDAQRRAVAEFGPVTAIAREYQGLLGLAHGARTLRSVMLVIPLAYVMWELNRRFWIGAWQDFDAPPPDWYLVVARFNDTSAWLVAGVAVLALLVGRRLARTAVSTLTLARLAGAVAVVAVGVSLLGNVAILAATAYLDATRLLTSPPVAAATVLSFVIALRLAVLARRCVVFSSV; encoded by the coding sequence GTGGCCGGCGCAGGCGTGATCGACGACTACGTGACCGCCCTGGACCGGCGGCTGCGCGGCCCGGACCCGGTCAAGGACGACCTGCTCGCCGAGGCCAGGGACAGCCTCCACGACGCCGCCGCCGCGCACCGCGACGACGGGCTCACCGAGGAGGACGCCCAACGCCGCGCCGTCGCCGAGTTCGGCCCGGTCACCGCCATCGCCCGCGAGTACCAGGGCCTGCTCGGGCTCGCCCACGGCGCCCGCACGCTGCGGTCGGTGATGCTCGTCATCCCGCTCGCGTACGTCATGTGGGAGCTCAACCGCAGGTTCTGGATCGGCGCCTGGCAGGACTTCGACGCCCCGCCGCCCGACTGGTACCTCGTCGTGGCCCGGTTCAACGACACGTCCGCGTGGCTGGTGGCGGGCGTCGCGGTGCTCGCCCTGCTCGTCGGACGGCGACTGGCCCGCACGGCGGTCAGCACGCTCACCCTGGCCCGGCTCGCCGGCGCCGTGGCCGTCGTCGCGGTCGGCGTGTCCCTGCTCGGCAACGTGGCGATCCTGGCCGCCACCGCCTACCTGGACGCCACGAGGCTGCTCACGTCGCCGCCGGTGGCCGCCGCGACCGTGCTCTCGTTCGTCATCGCGCTGCGGCTCGCCGTCCTCGCCCGGCGCTGTGTGGTGTTCTCCTCGGTCTGA
- a CDS encoding PadR family transcriptional regulator, with translation MKSDALRGHLDALLLATLDGGQLHGYAIIEALQRRSGGALDLPTGTVYPALRRLETAGLVASEWSTVGGRQRRTYRLTKAGQRALAAERTAWRDFTTAIEGVLGGGPWPAQA, from the coding sequence ATGAAGTCCGACGCGCTGCGCGGGCACCTGGACGCGCTCCTGCTGGCCACGCTCGACGGCGGGCAGCTGCACGGCTACGCCATCATCGAGGCGTTGCAGCGGCGCAGCGGCGGCGCCCTCGACCTGCCCACCGGCACCGTCTACCCGGCCCTGCGCCGGCTGGAGACCGCCGGCCTGGTGGCCAGCGAGTGGAGCACCGTCGGCGGCCGGCAACGCCGCACGTACCGGCTCACCAAGGCCGGTCAGCGCGCCCTGGCCGCCGAGCGCACCGCGTGGCGCGACTTCACCACCGCCATCGAGGGCGTGCTGGGAGGCGGGCCGTGGCCGGCGCAGGCGTGA
- a CDS encoding cytochrome ubiquinol oxidase subunit I, producing the protein MDALGLARLQFATTTSFHFLFVLLTLGLVTSVAVMQTRATLSADPVHARMARFWGRLYVVNYALGIATGIVMEFQFGLNWSGLSTFAGDVFGAPLALETLVAFFLESTFLGLWIFGWDRMPKWAHLALIWLVALTAFASAFWIMVANAFLQHPAGHELRDGVLRLVDFSALLTNPTFGAAFLHVCFASLTVGGVFLTGVSAYHFIRRTAEVDFFRRSLRLGVVLTALATPPLVGFGFGQFPIVERYQPEKFGTVGAADGAGLGFMIQIGFALLLVSWVTVPLLARDLVVRMRFPLYLMVLGIPLPFVAAIGGWLFREVGRQPWLVQGVLTTRDAMSHVGADQVLVSFVAFTSVFAVLAVADWVLIARLARRGPVDSDEAPVSPLVPAL; encoded by the coding sequence ATGGATGCTCTCGGACTGGCCCGGCTCCAGTTCGCCACCACGACGTCGTTCCACTTCCTGTTCGTGCTGCTGACGCTCGGACTGGTGACGTCGGTGGCGGTGATGCAGACCCGGGCCACGCTGTCCGCCGACCCCGTGCACGCCCGGATGGCGCGCTTCTGGGGCCGGCTCTACGTGGTGAACTACGCGCTCGGCATCGCGACCGGCATCGTCATGGAGTTCCAGTTCGGGCTGAACTGGTCGGGCCTGTCGACGTTCGCGGGCGACGTGTTCGGCGCGCCGCTGGCGCTGGAGACGCTGGTGGCGTTCTTCCTGGAGTCGACGTTCCTCGGCCTGTGGATCTTCGGCTGGGACCGGATGCCCAAGTGGGCGCACCTGGCGCTGATCTGGCTGGTGGCGCTGACCGCCTTCGCCTCCGCGTTCTGGATCATGGTGGCCAACGCGTTCCTGCAGCACCCCGCCGGGCACGAGCTGCGCGACGGGGTGCTGCGGCTGGTCGACTTCTCCGCGCTGCTGACCAACCCGACGTTCGGCGCCGCGTTCCTGCACGTGTGCTTCGCGTCGTTGACCGTCGGCGGCGTGTTCCTGACCGGGGTGAGCGCCTACCACTTCATCCGCCGCACGGCGGAGGTCGACTTCTTCCGCCGGTCGCTGCGGCTGGGCGTGGTGCTGACGGCGCTGGCCACGCCGCCGCTGGTCGGGTTCGGGTTCGGGCAGTTCCCGATCGTGGAGCGCTACCAGCCGGAGAAGTTCGGCACGGTCGGCGCGGCGGACGGCGCCGGGCTCGGGTTCATGATCCAGATCGGGTTCGCGCTGCTGCTGGTGAGCTGGGTGACCGTGCCGCTGCTGGCCCGCGACCTGGTGGTCCGGATGCGGTTCCCGCTGTACCTGATGGTGCTCGGCATCCCGCTGCCGTTCGTCGCCGCGATCGGCGGCTGGCTGTTCCGGGAGGTCGGGCGGCAGCCGTGGCTGGTCCAGGGGGTGCTGACCACGCGGGACGCGATGTCGCACGTGGGCGCGGACCAGGTGCTCGTGTCGTTCGTCGCGTTCACGTCCGTGTTCGCGGTGCTGGCGGTCGCCGACTGGGTGCTGATCGCCCGGCTCGCGCGGCGTGGACCGGTCGACTCGGACGAGGCGCCGGTGTCGCCGCTCGTCCCGGCGCTGTGA
- a CDS encoding cytochrome d ubiquinol oxidase subunit II, whose product MQGVWVALLAFLTCGYFALAGFDYGVGALLRVVGRDERSRRAVLRAVTPFFLGNEVWLVAAVGVLFGAFPRLEGELLSSQHTVFAVLLAGLVCFTVAVQLRSSGWDFLLVGGALVVAVGWGVLLGRVLGGPVWLWGAGMAVVFWLHGAVFLAWRLSGELRARATRIAGVLVLPGAGFAVAAVVTAGSVPRPAFGVTAVLALASLGGVRVALRAGRHRVAFGCSAVLCALPVVGVFGARSVVTASVMADVSSLRVLTWAAVVVVPLVLVFQWATWRMSRAAR is encoded by the coding sequence GTGCAAGGTGTCTGGGTAGCCCTTCTCGCGTTCTTGACCTGCGGTTACTTCGCGCTGGCCGGGTTCGACTACGGGGTCGGGGCGTTGCTGCGGGTGGTCGGGCGGGACGAGCGGTCGCGGCGGGCGGTGCTGCGCGCGGTGACGCCGTTCTTCCTCGGCAACGAGGTGTGGCTGGTCGCCGCGGTGGGCGTGCTGTTCGGCGCGTTCCCCCGCCTGGAGGGCGAGTTGCTGTCGTCGCAGCACACGGTGTTCGCGGTGCTGCTGGCCGGGCTGGTGTGCTTCACGGTGGCGGTGCAGCTGCGGTCGTCCGGCTGGGACTTCCTGCTGGTGGGCGGCGCGCTCGTGGTGGCCGTCGGGTGGGGCGTGCTGCTGGGGCGGGTGCTCGGCGGGCCCGTGTGGTTGTGGGGTGCGGGGATGGCGGTGGTGTTCTGGTTGCACGGTGCGGTGTTCCTGGCCTGGCGGTTGTCGGGTGAGCTGCGGGCGCGGGCGACGCGGATCGCGGGTGTGCTGGTGCTGCCCGGTGCGGGTTTCGCGGTGGCGGCGGTGGTGACGGCCGGGTCGGTGCCGAGGCCCGCGTTCGGGGTGACCGCGGTGCTCGCGCTGGCGTCGTTGGGCGGCGTCCGGGTGGCGTTGCGCGCGGGGCGGCACCGGGTGGCGTTCGGGTGCAGCGCCGTGCTGTGCGCGTTGCCGGTGGTGGGGGTGTTCGGGGCGCGGTCGGTGGTGACCGCGTCGGTGATGGCCGACGTGTCGTCGTTGCGGGTGCTGACGTGGGCGGCGGTCGTGGTGGTGCCGCTGGTGCTGGTGTTCCAGTGGGCGACCTGGCGGATGTCCCGTGCGGCACGTTGA
- the cydD gene encoding thiol reductant ABC exporter subunit CydD yields MRHVDRRYVAVLVVLAVLTAAVVLAQAEVLAGVLAGGWSAWWVVAVVTARAGVVWGGRVVTRRFAVSMKAALRKRVLRDGRRGTSGAVTTLVVKGVDSVEPYFAGYLPQAVVAAVVPVAVVARLSFADLTSAVVVLLTLPLVPVFAALVGSHTRDRTRAQWAGLAVVGGHFLDVVRGMGTLKVFGRAAAQAGTVRAMAAAHAAATMRTLRVAFLSALVLELVATLSVALVAVPVGLRLLHGGVTLPVALLVLLLAPEAYLPLRAAGSQFHAAAEGLAVLEAVPQAAPGTAPGARSRAASRPAPQVVAAQGSSPGGSPILILPEGDDAEASSGGGCGQLVEVGRTRAPDLRTAGIVVDQVVVRYPGREALGGMSLRVAAGERVGLVGPSGVGKSTLLAVVLGFVTPASGRVLVGGVDLREIDRESWLRQVAWVPQRPTLFPGTVGENIALGSSGDVRGAAAEMGLAGLVDAEHPLSSGERQRVALARALVRDEARLLLLDEPTSRLDGGTEDAVVRATRRLVAGRTAIVVAHRPAVLDEVDRVVAFG; encoded by the coding sequence GTGCGGCACGTTGACCGGCGGTACGTCGCCGTCCTGGTGGTCTTGGCGGTCCTGACGGCGGCGGTGGTGCTGGCGCAGGCCGAGGTGCTGGCGGGGGTGCTGGCGGGCGGGTGGTCGGCGTGGTGGGTGGTGGCGGTGGTCACGGCCCGCGCGGGCGTGGTGTGGGGCGGGCGGGTCGTGACGCGGCGCTTCGCGGTGTCGATGAAGGCCGCGTTGCGCAAGCGGGTGCTGCGGGACGGGCGCCGCGGGACGTCCGGGGCGGTCACGACGCTCGTGGTGAAGGGGGTCGACTCGGTCGAGCCCTACTTCGCCGGCTACCTGCCGCAGGCGGTGGTGGCGGCCGTGGTGCCGGTCGCCGTGGTGGCGCGGTTGTCGTTCGCGGACCTGACGTCGGCCGTCGTGGTGCTGCTGACGTTGCCGCTGGTGCCGGTGTTCGCCGCGCTGGTCGGCTCGCACACCCGGGATCGGACGCGGGCCCAGTGGGCCGGGTTGGCGGTGGTGGGCGGGCACTTCCTGGACGTGGTGCGCGGGATGGGCACGTTGAAGGTGTTCGGGCGGGCGGCGGCGCAGGCGGGGACGGTGCGGGCGATGGCGGCGGCGCACGCGGCGGCGACGATGCGGACGCTGCGGGTCGCGTTCTTGTCGGCGCTGGTGCTGGAGCTGGTGGCGACGTTGTCGGTGGCGCTGGTGGCCGTGCCGGTGGGGTTGCGGTTGCTGCACGGCGGGGTGACGTTGCCGGTGGCGCTGCTCGTGCTGCTGCTGGCGCCGGAGGCCTACCTGCCGCTGCGGGCGGCCGGCTCGCAGTTCCACGCCGCCGCGGAGGGCCTGGCCGTGCTGGAGGCCGTGCCACAAGCCGCACCGGGGACCGCGCCCGGAGCACGATCGCGCGCCGCGTCGCGGCCGGCGCCGCAGGTCGTCGCTGCGCAGGGGTCCTCGCCCGGGGGATCCCCGATCTTGATCCTGCCAGAGGGGGACGACGCAGAGGCGTCGTCGGGCGGGGGCTGTGGACAACTCGTCGAGGTCGGCAGGACGCGTGCGCCCGACCTGAGGACGGCCGGGATCGTGGTGGACCAGGTGGTGGTCCGGTATCCCGGCAGGGAGGCGTTGGGCGGGATGTCGTTGCGGGTCGCGGCCGGTGAGAGGGTCGGGCTGGTCGGGCCCAGCGGGGTGGGGAAGAGCACGTTGCTGGCCGTGGTGCTGGGGTTCGTGACGCCCGCGTCGGGGCGGGTGCTGGTCGGTGGGGTGGACCTGCGCGAGATCGACCGCGAGTCGTGGTTGCGGCAGGTGGCGTGGGTGCCGCAGCGGCCGACGCTGTTCCCCGGCACGGTCGGCGAGAACATCGCCCTGGGCTCTTCCGGTGACGTTCGCGGCGCGGCGGCGGAGATGGGGTTGGCGGGGTTGGTCGACGCCGAGCACCCGCTGTCCTCCGGTGAACGGCAACGGGTCGCGTTGGCGCGGGCGTTGGTGCGGGACGAGGCGCGGCTGTTGTTGCTGGACGAGCCGACGTCCCGGCTGGACGGCGGCACCGAGGACGCGGTGGTGCGGGCGACGCGGCGGCTCGTGGCCGGGCGGACGGCGATCGTCGTGGCGCACCGGCCCGCGGTGCTCGACGAGGTGGATCGGGTGGTGGCGTTCGGATGA
- a CDS encoding glucosyl-3-phosphoglycerate synthase, with protein MTDWFAANTWQRPRWTPEELLAHKADRTVSVVLPALDEEATVADVVAVVRPLLGTLVDELVVVDSGSTDDTAARAAAAGARVVHRTDVLPDLAPRPGKGEVLWRSLAATTGDLVVFLDSDLVDPDPEFVPALLGPLLTRADVHLVKGFYRRPLRLESTGGGRVTELAARPLLNALRPELAGVVQPLGGEYAGTREFLESVPFAPGYGVEIGLLLDAHTRYGLDGIAQVNLGVRKHRNRDLRQLGPMAAQIAVTALRRCGVPVASSTLTQFVPFDGEWLPSPVEVPAEDRPAMRSVLQRSR; from the coding sequence ATGACCGACTGGTTCGCGGCCAACACGTGGCAACGGCCGCGGTGGACCCCCGAGGAGCTCCTCGCGCACAAGGCGGACCGCACCGTCAGCGTCGTCCTGCCCGCGCTCGACGAGGAGGCGACCGTCGCCGACGTCGTCGCCGTGGTCCGCCCGCTCCTGGGCACCCTCGTGGACGAGCTCGTGGTCGTCGACTCCGGCTCCACCGACGACACCGCGGCCCGCGCGGCCGCGGCGGGAGCGCGGGTCGTGCACCGGACCGACGTGCTGCCCGACCTGGCGCCCCGCCCCGGCAAGGGCGAGGTCCTCTGGCGCTCGCTGGCCGCCACCACCGGCGACCTGGTCGTGTTCCTCGACTCCGACCTGGTCGACCCGGACCCCGAGTTCGTGCCCGCCCTGCTCGGCCCGCTGCTCACCCGCGCCGACGTGCACCTGGTGAAGGGCTTCTACCGGCGGCCGCTGCGACTGGAGAGCACCGGCGGCGGCCGGGTCACCGAGCTGGCGGCCCGGCCGCTGCTCAACGCCCTGCGGCCCGAGCTGGCGGGCGTCGTGCAGCCGCTGGGCGGCGAGTACGCGGGCACGCGCGAGTTCCTGGAGTCGGTGCCGTTCGCGCCCGGCTACGGCGTCGAGATCGGGCTGCTGCTCGACGCGCACACCCGCTACGGCCTGGACGGGATCGCGCAGGTCAACCTGGGCGTGCGCAAGCACCGCAACCGGGACCTGCGGCAGCTCGGGCCGATGGCGGCTCAGATCGCGGTCACCGCGCTGCGCCGCTGCGGTGTGCCGGTGGCGTCGTCGACGCTGACGCAGTTCGTGCCGTTCGACGGCGAGTGGCTGCCGTCGCCGGTGGAGGTGCCCGCCGAGGACCGGCCCGCCATGCGCTCGGTGCTCCAGCGGTCGCGGTAG
- the folP gene encoding dihydropteroate synthase, protein MRFGSREVAGDRALVMAIVNRTRDSFYDRGATFSDDAAMAAVDRAVAEGADIVDIGGVKAGSKGEVVDAAEEARRVVPLVAAVRDRHPDLVISVDTWRHEVGRAVCEAGADLINDTWAGADPALAEVAAEFGVGIVCSHTGGLEPRTDPHRVRYADVVASVVAELVERAERMVALGVPAEGVLIDPTHDFGKNTWHGLELLRRLDELVATGWPVLMALSNKDFVGETLGVELDDRVDGTLAATSVAAWTGAKVFRAHQVRQTRRVVEMVASIAGTRPPARVLRALA, encoded by the coding sequence ATGCGGTTCGGTTCACGAGAGGTCGCCGGGGATCGCGCGCTGGTGATGGCGATCGTCAACCGGACGCGCGACTCGTTCTACGACCGCGGCGCGACCTTCTCCGACGACGCCGCCATGGCCGCGGTGGACCGGGCGGTCGCCGAAGGCGCGGACATCGTCGACATCGGCGGGGTCAAGGCGGGCTCCAAGGGCGAAGTGGTGGACGCCGCCGAGGAGGCGCGCCGGGTCGTGCCGCTCGTCGCGGCGGTCCGCGACCGGCACCCCGACCTGGTGATCAGCGTCGACACCTGGCGGCACGAGGTGGGTCGCGCGGTCTGCGAGGCGGGCGCGGACCTGATCAACGACACGTGGGCGGGCGCGGACCCGGCGCTGGCCGAGGTGGCGGCGGAGTTCGGCGTCGGCATCGTCTGCTCCCACACCGGCGGTCTCGAACCGCGCACCGACCCGCACCGCGTCCGCTACGCCGACGTGGTGGCGTCCGTGGTGGCGGAGCTGGTCGAGCGGGCCGAGCGGATGGTCGCGCTGGGCGTGCCCGCCGAGGGCGTGCTGATCGACCCGACCCACGACTTCGGCAAGAACACGTGGCACGGCCTGGAACTGCTCCGCCGGCTGGACGAGCTCGTGGCCACCGGGTGGCCCGTGCTGATGGCCCTGTCGAACAAGGACTTCGTCGGCGAGACCCTGGGCGTGGAGCTGGACGACCGGGTCGACGGCACGCTCGCCGCCACCTCCGTGGCCGCGTGGACCGGCGCGAAGGTCTTCCGGGCGCACCAGGTGCGCCAGACCCGGCGGGTGGTCGAGATGGTGGCGAGCATCGCCGGCACGCGACCCCCGGCGCGCGTGCTGAGGGCGTTGGCCTGA
- a CDS encoding CocE/NonD family hydrolase, giving the protein MRRPLPLLLAALVALVLAPPSAQAAAPGFAVAYQTIPGEGGTPLKAFVVTPTGRGSGPFPLLVLPSSWGVNNIEYVGAAARLAYESGYSVISYTSRGFHDSAGEIDVAGPDTVADVSRVIDWGLAHAGGDPARIGVGGISYGAGQSLLAAARDPRIKAVTALSTWTDLGRSLYPNETVSAQAVELLLAAGKLTGRPGPVLREAEAAYREGRFADVLPISPPRSPASHVSSIKAAVLIGNAWNDGLFAPGQLTDFFGALSGPKRLMLSPGDHATAELFGAAGLPNEIWTSVGRWFDRYVKGEENGVERELPVQVKPNNGGGWRSYPSWAAVTARTEAVALSADRIGAGWPTIAESGVVLVSGALQGFLRLPVGVSTPLVDRGAAAVWRGPVQWSAGSVSGTPKAHLTVTPGAARTTLYAYLYEVNALGSGALITHKPVTLTGTATRAVDVELEPVVWNVAAGNRLVLVVDTVDARYQGSSAIGSSVAFGAGSWLEVPRG; this is encoded by the coding sequence GTGCGCCGACCACTCCCCCTGCTGCTCGCCGCCCTGGTGGCGCTCGTGCTCGCACCACCGTCCGCCCAGGCCGCCGCGCCCGGGTTCGCGGTGGCCTACCAGACCATCCCCGGCGAGGGCGGCACGCCGTTGAAGGCCTTCGTCGTCACGCCGACCGGACGTGGCAGCGGCCCGTTCCCGCTGCTCGTGCTGCCGTCGAGCTGGGGCGTGAACAACATCGAGTACGTGGGCGCGGCGGCCAGGCTGGCCTACGAGTCCGGGTACTCGGTGATCAGCTACACCTCCCGCGGCTTCCACGACTCGGCGGGCGAGATCGACGTCGCCGGGCCGGACACCGTGGCCGACGTCAGCCGGGTGATCGACTGGGGCCTGGCGCACGCGGGCGGCGACCCGGCGCGGATCGGCGTCGGCGGGATCTCCTACGGCGCGGGGCAGTCGCTGCTGGCCGCGGCGCGCGACCCGCGGATCAAGGCGGTGACGGCGCTGAGCACGTGGACCGACCTGGGCCGCTCGCTGTACCCGAACGAGACGGTGAGCGCGCAGGCGGTGGAGTTGCTGCTGGCGGCGGGGAAGCTCACCGGCCGGCCGGGGCCCGTGCTGCGCGAGGCCGAGGCGGCCTACCGGGAAGGCCGGTTCGCCGACGTGCTGCCGATCTCGCCGCCCCGCTCGCCGGCTTCGCACGTGTCGTCGATCAAGGCGGCGGTGCTGATCGGCAACGCCTGGAACGACGGGCTGTTCGCACCCGGCCAGCTCACGGACTTCTTCGGCGCGTTGAGCGGGCCGAAGCGGTTGATGCTGTCGCCGGGCGACCACGCGACGGCCGAGCTGTTCGGGGCGGCCGGGCTGCCGAACGAGATCTGGACCTCGGTGGGGCGCTGGTTCGACCGGTACGTGAAGGGCGAGGAGAACGGGGTCGAGCGCGAGCTGCCCGTGCAGGTGAAGCCGAACAACGGCGGCGGTTGGCGGTCGTACCCGTCGTGGGCGGCGGTGACGGCCCGCACGGAGGCGGTGGCGTTGTCGGCGGACCGGATCGGGGCGGGGTGGCCCACCATCGCGGAGAGCGGCGTGGTCCTGGTGTCGGGCGCGTTGCAGGGGTTCCTGCGGCTGCCGGTCGGGGTGTCCACGCCGTTGGTCGACCGGGGTGCGGCGGCGGTGTGGCGCGGACCCGTGCAGTGGAGCGCCGGCTCGGTCAGCGGCACGCCGAAGGCGCACTTGACGGTGACGCCCGGCGCGGCCCGCACCACGTTGTACGCGTACCTGTACGAGGTCAACGCCCTGGGGTCGGGCGCGTTGATCACGCACAAGCCGGTGACGCTGACCGGGACCGCGACCCGCGCGGTCGACGTCGAGCTGGAGCCGGTGGTGTGGAACGTGGCGGCCGGGAACCGGCTGGTGCTGGTCGTGGACACCGTGGACGCCCGGTACCAGGGGTCGAGTGCGATCGGGTCGTCGGTGGCGTTCGGCGCGGGGTCGTGGCTGGAGGTGCCGAGGGGGTGA
- a CDS encoding DUF3224 domain-containing protein: MEAKSTFKITRWDQTVYDEAEPQLGRALVDKAYSGAMVGTSTAELTMCQPSDGAAGYVGTERFTGTLDGKAGTFVLQHGAVMSGDNAEFWGHIVPGSGTGELTGISGTARLEHELITLDHDLG; this comes from the coding sequence ATGGAAGCGAAGTCGACGTTCAAGATCACCCGATGGGACCAGACCGTCTACGACGAGGCGGAGCCGCAGCTGGGCCGGGCGCTCGTGGACAAGGCGTACAGCGGCGCGATGGTGGGCACCAGCACGGCCGAGCTGACCATGTGCCAGCCCTCGGACGGCGCCGCCGGCTACGTGGGCACCGAGAGGTTCACCGGGACGCTCGACGGGAAGGCCGGGACGTTCGTCCTGCAGCACGGCGCGGTCATGTCCGGTGACAACGCCGAGTTCTGGGGCCACATCGTGCCCGGGTCCGGCACCGGCGAGCTGACCGGCATCTCCGGCACGGCCCGGCTGGAGCACGAACTGATCACCCTGGACCACGACCTTGGCTGA
- a CDS encoding DNA glycosylase AlkZ-like family protein: MADRERVIAYRVAAHQFDRTVADASGLRVFDLGLQDSERSAVPALAARLEQVPELDGFTLTWSVRGAPHWHRADEVPALAARLWPLSDADAVARMNRPPVEHGREVLHEVASALREVVTGPMTKGEASARLTAVVRPDVAAWCRGCDATHVLDPVFRLAVLPAGLRFDPAEKTVTFVPLEGRRDVPRESAGFPALISDYLRLHGPAGPSEVAHHFGAPVREVKDVWPDDLVAVSKRAWLPADRMAAFENPPEPEVVRLLPPLDPYLNARDRDLLVPDKAHQKQVWRILGRRGALLVDGEILGTWQARATGSRLDVEVSPFVPLDVEMFAEEATRLAAARGLAEAKVR, translated from the coding sequence TTGGCTGACCGGGAACGGGTGATCGCCTACCGGGTCGCCGCGCACCAGTTCGACCGGACCGTCGCCGACGCGTCCGGGCTGCGGGTGTTCGACCTCGGGTTGCAGGACTCGGAGCGGTCGGCGGTGCCCGCGCTGGCGGCGCGGTTGGAGCAGGTGCCGGAGCTGGACGGGTTCACCCTCACGTGGAGCGTGCGGGGCGCGCCCCACTGGCACCGGGCCGACGAGGTGCCGGCGTTGGCCGCCCGGCTGTGGCCGTTGAGCGACGCCGACGCGGTGGCCCGGATGAACCGGCCGCCGGTGGAGCACGGGCGCGAGGTGCTGCACGAGGTCGCCTCGGCGTTGCGCGAGGTGGTGACGGGGCCGATGACGAAGGGCGAGGCGTCGGCCCGGCTCACCGCGGTGGTGCGCCCGGACGTCGCCGCCTGGTGCCGGGGCTGCGACGCCACCCACGTGCTCGACCCGGTCTTCCGCCTCGCCGTGCTGCCCGCGGGGCTGCGGTTCGACCCGGCGGAGAAGACGGTGACGTTCGTGCCGCTGGAGGGCCGGCGGGACGTGCCCCGGGAGAGCGCGGGCTTCCCCGCGCTGATCTCGGACTACCTGCGGCTGCACGGCCCCGCCGGGCCGTCCGAGGTGGCGCACCACTTCGGCGCGCCGGTCCGCGAGGTGAAGGACGTGTGGCCGGACGACCTGGTCGCGGTGTCCAAGCGGGCGTGGTTGCCGGCCGACCGGATGGCGGCGTTCGAGAACCCGCCGGAGCCCGAGGTGGTGCGGCTGCTGCCACCGCTGGACCCCTACCTGAACGCCCGCGACCGCGACCTGCTCGTGCCGGACAAGGCGCACCAGAAGCAGGTGTGGCGAATCCTGGGCCGCCGGGGCGCGCTGCTCGTGGACGGCGAGATCCTGGGCACCTGGCAGGCCAGGGCGACGGGCTCGCGGCTGGACGTCGAGGTGTCGCCGTTCGTGCCGCTGGACGTGGAGATGTTCGCGGAGGAGGCGACCCGGCTGGCGGCGGCCCGCGGCCTGGCGGAGGCGAAGGTCCGCTAG